A genomic segment from Nicotiana tabacum cultivar K326 chromosome 7, ASM71507v2, whole genome shotgun sequence encodes:
- the LOC142162150 gene encoding uncharacterized protein LOC142162150: MLETRGNFTLKSAWDYVRRRANPRLAYKMIWVKGLPFKISFFMWNVWKAKLPLDNLLRKLGYSMPSKCWCCVDPKEESLLHLFFTSNAARSVWTYFLRRAGIALDGLSLHHAITKCWTAPVVPRLKPVLQALPACIVWELWKRRNSLKYGEVV, from the coding sequence ATGCTTGAAACAAGGGGAAATTTTACACTAAAGTCTGCATGGGATTACGTGCGAAGAAGAGCCAACCCAAGATTAGCTTACAAGATGATATGGGTAAAAGGTTTACCTTtcaagatatccttcttcatGTGGAATGTGTGGAAAGCCAAACTGCCACTTGATAATTTATTGCGTAAACTAGGATACTCAATGCCATCTAAATGTTGGTGCTGTGTTGATCCTAAGGAGGAGTCATTACTACATCTGTTCTTCACATCCAATGCAGCTAGAAGTGTTTGGACTTATTTCCTGAGGAGAGCAGGAATTGCATTAGATGGGTTGTCATTACATCACGCAATTACAAAGTGTTGGACAGCACCAGTTGTACCTAGATTGAAGCCAGTATTACAAGCTTTACCTGCATGCATCGTATGGGAACTTTGGAAGAGAAGAAACAGTTTGAAATATGGAGAAGTAGTGTGA